From the Gammaproteobacteria bacterium genome, the window GATCGCTGGAACATGTTGGTTCGTGCCAATTATTATGGGGCTCACTATGATGAGCGGGGCACCATTGGTGCGGCCAGTAACCCAAGTGCCGAAATTGATGCGACCACATATTTTGACGCAGAACTTGGATTCCAGTACACCGAAAATCTGAAGTTTAGTCTGGGTGCTGTCAATATCTTTGATGAGTACATAGACGAGGTAGGTCCTCCCAATGCCAACCGTTTAAGCGTGGGTCTGCAGTATCCTCGCCGGAGCGCGGCTAACTATGAAGGTGGGTCCTGGTATTTCAAAACTTCTTATAAGTTCTAATAAGTACCAACAAATGTTCGATTAAGTTCGAATCATCAGACCGGCTACAGCAAATGTTGTGGCCGGTTTTTTTTAACACCAGTTATTTTTGGATTGCCAAATCATGCAGATTAATCTCAAGCCGGTCTTTGTAAATAAAGCACCATCTTCAACGTTAGCGATTAACGAGGACGTGCAAAAACGCTGGGCTTCCGGCAAACGCGTTTTGCATATGGGTTTTGGGGAGTCTCGTTTTGCTGTGCATGAAAAATTACAACGGGCATTGCAGGCGCATGCTTGTGCAAAAAGTTACATGCCCTCGCAAGGCTTACCCGAGTTGCGTGAAGCCGTTGCAGCGTATTACTCTGATAAGCACCATTTGCTGTTTAATGCGGACCAGGTTTTGATCGGACCGGGCAGTAAAGCCTTGATCTATGCCCTGCAGCTGGCTCTGGATGCCGACCTGTTTTTGCCTTCGCCATCCTGGGTGAGTTATGCGCCACAAGCTGAATTACTCGGGAGTCGTATTTTTTATGTGCCATCACGGGTTGATGATGGCTACAGTTTTGACCTCAAGGCATTCGCCGT encodes:
- a CDS encoding aminotransferase class I/II-fold pyridoxal phosphate-dependent enzyme, which gives rise to MQINLKPVFVNKAPSSTLAINEDVQKRWASGKRVLHMGFGESRFAVHEKLQRALQAHACAKSYMPSQGLPELREAVAAYYSDKHHLLFNADQVLIGPGSKALIYALQLALDADLFLPSPSWVSYAPQAELLGSRIFYVPSRVDDGYSFDLKAFAV